In one Melaminivora jejuensis genomic region, the following are encoded:
- a CDS encoding DHA2 family efflux MFS transporter permease subunit, whose product MAAAPAPAAPLPPLTGSARAWGTLSLSAAVFMNVLDTSIANVSLPAIAGDLGVSPTQGTWVITSFAVANAISVPLTGWLSQRFGQVRLFVASVVLFVIASLLCGLAPNMALLIAARALQGFVAGPMIPLSQSLLLASYPRALAGLAMAMWSMTTLIAPVMGPLLGGWITDNMSWPWIFYINVPVGIAAAFTTWAIFRHRESERRSLPIDSIGLALLVIWVGAMQLVLDIGKEHDWFASPLVVASALVAVVGLAAFLIWERDEAHPVVDLTLFRNRNFWAGSLATSVGYGLFFGNVVLLPLWLQQHMGYTATQAGQIMAPVGLLAMILSPMVGKSIGRVDPRRYATFAFVVFAIVLWMRSRFNTQADFATIMVPTIIQGISMAFFFIPLVTLTLSEIEPARIPAASGLSNFMRITAGAIGTSVTTTLWERRATLHHAQLVENLRPSSPGFEQALAVLRAAGMSDAQALAQMERMTTQQAFMLAANDIFYLSAVLFMVLIPLVWLAHAPRVQAGGAADAAAGAH is encoded by the coding sequence ATGGCCGCCGCGCCCGCACCGGCGGCGCCGCTGCCGCCGCTCACTGGCAGCGCCCGCGCCTGGGGCACGCTGTCGCTGTCGGCGGCGGTGTTCATGAACGTGCTGGACACGTCGATCGCCAACGTCTCGCTGCCAGCCATTGCCGGCGACCTGGGCGTCAGCCCCACGCAGGGCACCTGGGTCATCACCAGCTTTGCCGTGGCCAATGCGATTTCGGTGCCGCTCACCGGCTGGCTGTCGCAGCGCTTCGGCCAGGTGCGGCTGTTCGTGGCCAGCGTGGTGCTGTTCGTGATCGCCTCGCTCTTGTGCGGGCTGGCGCCCAACATGGCGCTGTTGATCGCCGCACGCGCACTGCAGGGCTTCGTCGCCGGGCCGATGATCCCGCTGTCGCAGTCGCTCCTGCTGGCCAGCTACCCACGCGCGCTGGCCGGCCTGGCCATGGCCATGTGGTCGATGACCACGCTGATCGCACCGGTGATGGGGCCGCTGCTGGGCGGCTGGATCACGGACAACATGAGCTGGCCGTGGATTTTCTACATCAACGTGCCGGTGGGCATTGCCGCCGCCTTCACCACCTGGGCCATCTTTCGCCACCGCGAGAGCGAGCGGCGCAGCCTGCCCATCGACTCCATCGGCCTGGCGCTGCTGGTCATCTGGGTAGGCGCCATGCAACTGGTGCTGGACATCGGCAAGGAGCACGACTGGTTCGCCTCGCCGCTGGTCGTGGCCAGCGCCCTGGTGGCCGTGGTGGGCCTGGCCGCCTTCCTGATCTGGGAGCGCGACGAGGCGCACCCGGTGGTCGATCTGACGCTGTTTCGCAATCGCAACTTCTGGGCCGGCTCGCTGGCGACTTCGGTCGGCTATGGCCTGTTCTTCGGCAACGTGGTGCTGCTGCCGCTGTGGCTGCAGCAGCACATGGGCTACACGGCCACGCAGGCCGGGCAGATCATGGCGCCGGTGGGCCTGCTGGCCATGATTTTGTCGCCCATGGTCGGCAAGAGCATTGGCCGGGTCGATCCGCGCCGCTACGCCACCTTTGCCTTCGTGGTGTTTGCCATCGTGCTGTGGATGCGCTCGCGCTTCAATACTCAGGCGGACTTCGCCACCATCATGGTGCCGACCATCATCCAGGGCATCTCGATGGCGTTCTTCTTCATCCCGCTGGTGACGCTTACGCTGTCGGAGATCGAGCCGGCGCGCATCCCGGCGGCCTCGGGCCTGTCCAACTTCATGCGCATCACGGCGGGCGCCATCGGCACCTCGGTCACCACCACACTGTGGGAGCGCCGCGCCACGCTGCACCATGCGCAACTGGTGGAGAACCTGCGGCCCTCCAGCCCCGGCTTCGAGCAGGCCCTGGCGGTGCTGCGCGCCGCCGGCATGAGCGACGCCCAGGCGCTGGCGCAGATGGAGCGCATGACCACGCAGCAGGCCTTCATGCTGGCGGCCAACGACATCTTCTACCTGTCCGCCGTGCTGTTCATGGTGCTGATCCCGCTGGTCTGGCTGGCGCACGCGCCGCGAGTGCAGGCCGGCGGGGCGGCGGATGCGGCGGCAGGGGCGCATTGA
- a CDS encoding efflux RND transporter periplasmic adaptor subunit — protein sequence MNAPQAAAPLSSLQARGRRKRALGLLAGVVLAGAAAFAVYDWLVASHYEHTDNAYVQGNVVQITPQTGGTVMAIAADDTDFVRAGSTLVQLDPADARVALLQAEAALAQAVRQARTLYANNETLAAQIRLRQADAARAQADIERAQAEVARAQDDAQRRQQLAGAGAVSTEEMNHAQTQLTAARTQQAAAQAAAAAAQAGIAAAREQLASNRALTQGVEVAQHPSVLAAAARLREAWLASQRTQLIAPVDGYVARRSVQLGQRVAAGSPLMAIVPLREVWVDANFKENQLRNLRLGQPATLTADLYGKQVQYHGTVAGLGVGTGAAFALLPAQNATGNWIKVVQRVPVRIALDAGQVAAHPLRVGLSMNVEVDTRQQDGAALAEAPRSAPLAQTRVFDQLGDGAEAEVARIIAANLGKS from the coding sequence ATGAACGCACCCCAAGCCGCCGCCCCGCTTTCGTCCCTGCAGGCCCGGGGCCGGCGCAAGCGCGCTCTGGGACTGCTGGCCGGTGTGGTGCTGGCCGGCGCCGCCGCCTTTGCCGTCTATGACTGGCTGGTAGCCAGCCACTACGAGCACACCGACAACGCCTACGTCCAGGGCAATGTCGTGCAGATCACGCCGCAAACCGGCGGCACCGTCATGGCCATAGCCGCCGACGACACCGATTTCGTGCGCGCCGGCAGCACCCTGGTGCAGCTCGACCCGGCGGATGCGCGCGTCGCCCTGCTGCAGGCCGAGGCCGCGCTGGCCCAGGCCGTGCGCCAGGCGCGCACGCTGTACGCCAACAACGAGACACTGGCCGCGCAGATCCGCCTGCGCCAGGCCGATGCCGCCCGCGCCCAGGCCGACATCGAGCGCGCCCAGGCCGAAGTGGCCCGCGCGCAGGACGACGCGCAGCGGCGCCAGCAGCTGGCCGGCGCCGGCGCCGTCTCCACCGAGGAGATGAACCACGCCCAGACCCAGCTCACGGCAGCGCGCACCCAGCAGGCTGCCGCGCAGGCTGCCGCAGCAGCGGCTCAGGCCGGCATTGCCGCTGCGCGCGAACAGCTGGCCAGCAACCGCGCGCTGACCCAGGGCGTCGAAGTGGCGCAGCACCCCAGCGTGCTGGCCGCTGCCGCCCGGCTGCGCGAAGCCTGGCTGGCCAGCCAGCGCACACAGCTGATCGCCCCGGTCGATGGCTATGTGGCGCGGCGCAGTGTGCAGCTGGGCCAGCGCGTGGCTGCCGGCAGTCCGCTCATGGCCATCGTGCCGCTGCGCGAGGTCTGGGTGGACGCCAACTTCAAGGAAAACCAGCTGCGCAACCTGCGCCTGGGCCAGCCGGCCACGCTGACGGCCGACCTGTACGGCAAGCAGGTGCAGTACCACGGCACGGTGGCCGGCCTGGGCGTGGGCACGGGCGCGGCCTTTGCCCTGCTGCCGGCGCAAAACGCCACCGGCAACTGGATCAAGGTGGTGCAGCGCGTGCCGGTGCGCATCGCCCTCGATGCCGGGCAGGTCGCCGCGCACCCGCTGCGCGTGGGCCTGTCCATGAACGTCGAAGTGGATACGCGCCAGCAGGACGGCGCCGCGCTGGCCGAGGCGCCGCGCAGCGCGCCGCTGGCGCAAACGCGCGTATTCGACCAGCTGGGCGACGGCGCCGAGGCCGAAGTGGCGCGCATCATCGCCGCCAACCTGGGCAAGTCCTGA
- a CDS encoding MarR family winged helix-turn-helix transcriptional regulator, producing the protein MPAAPTDAPASLASYAPERSIGLQLRRIVNQLGATIECRVEPLGLTDAQWKPLLRLLLGEHASASSALARECHIDSGALTRLLDRLEAKGLVQRERAAHDRRVVLVALTDAGRAVASQLPALLGEAQRQLLHGFDEDEQDALRAALDRLEANLQNLATAAPDSRDGLGHPSKNQ; encoded by the coding sequence ATGCCTGCCGCCCCCACCGACGCACCAGCGTCCCTTGCCTCCTATGCGCCCGAGCGCAGCATCGGCCTGCAGTTGCGGCGCATCGTCAACCAGCTGGGCGCGACCATCGAATGCCGGGTCGAGCCACTGGGCCTGACCGACGCACAGTGGAAGCCGCTGCTGCGCCTGCTGCTGGGTGAGCACGCCAGCGCCAGCAGCGCCCTGGCGCGCGAGTGCCACATCGACAGCGGCGCACTGACCCGCCTGCTTGATCGCCTGGAGGCCAAGGGCCTGGTGCAGCGCGAGCGCGCCGCGCACGACCGGCGCGTGGTGCTGGTGGCCCTGACCGATGCCGGCCGGGCCGTGGCCAGCCAGCTGCCAGCCCTGCTGGGCGAGGCGCAGCGCCAACTGCTGCACGGCTTCGACGAGGACGAGCAGGACGCGCTGCGCGCCGCGCTCGACCGGCTGGAAGCCAACCTGCAAAACCTGGCCACCGCTGCGCCGGATAGCCGGGATGGCCTGGGTCACCCCTCAAAAAATCAATAA